The Helianthus annuus cultivar XRQ/B chromosome 16, HanXRQr2.0-SUNRISE, whole genome shotgun sequence genome includes a window with the following:
- the LOC110917462 gene encoding uncharacterized protein LOC110917462, with the protein MRFLMYDNEKLPVQQTATNFLDLEGYPDMKMDHLETLEIYDFSNLRLETEFVKLIMAKSPVLKKVLIELDDNVSVDEELKMLREMVLNPIPRASPSAKLTIVRPETS; encoded by the exons ATGAGATTTCTG ATGTATGATAATGAAAAACTGCCTGTTCAACAAACTGCCACCAACTTTCTTGATCTGGAAGGCTACCCAGATATGAAGATGGATCATCTTGAGACGTTGGAGATATATGACTTCAGTAACTTACGTCTTGAGACTGAATTTGTGAAACTCATTATGGCCAAATCACCTGTGCTAAAGAAAGTTCTAATTGAGCTTGATGACAATGTTTCCGTTGATGAAGAACTGAAGATGCTAAGAGAgatggttttaaacccaattcCGCGGGCATCACCTTCTGCAAAGTTAACCATTGTACGCCCAGAAACTTCTTAA